Proteins from a genomic interval of Nematostella vectensis chromosome 12, jaNemVect1.1, whole genome shotgun sequence:
- the LOC5520500 gene encoding delphilin isoform X1: MLRNNERWPEAFGFKIGGKAPVVIISVQDNSIAERAGLQAGDQILELNGENVQALTKDQIVLLARRSTRVPPALAVISRIRTFDLRRRRGRFGFTVRGSGPVFVNDVEPRSPAFTVGMRTGDLVLKVNGVSVRHANAEQVQQVVEACGPIVSVVLIAGAQSIGEMDKKGKSGTSSAKYRRARDFYLQMNYYLPGDSVKKGRLIKALNKYARDRHIEHLCKALVGILQTHIERKLLREIRFLIPNKHKPQFDVMVGMNSELKRPHHPVSAMPFDSLSRSSTTDDFDFGESAQFRTWSSASSFQSQYSNQKGGINADPPRSVPIKRGGPGAGFGFTLTGNAPVCVRSVDKGSPAAQARLKPGDHILEINGLNVRNKTHAHVVELLKGSGSQPTLLVQWRPMSALKNHSSASSISSRSVTFDAEDNRPGSALSRSSTLRTDQLVSRRPREDPQMVKILAREFKIHMNRLFTSGEQKYIKQCLMDYRRDRDVEKLLGSIEPVLDDPDKLHILHYLSSLLPEIEQLAFDREAARVFSRRAENGPLPSVNTNDADVIDVLYRVQGMKLTDVPRERNLIGGSALSNYPDEEWPTQGARSRWNNNSSGADLDMVPVRDNSRNGVMMNGGDHDGDDDEELDLGLEELADALLEEDRKKAAAQMQTQAQVHSSGPRRARPGSTGEPGITATTSEDSREAPEGGFESISGSPGGSSTEAGTGPSREELERDLESRKKEVNQYKKIINEQQQELAKSRPLDGEDSGSQPSKPSFSNDLASAVKARNKDDEDEKASKSEAAKPPPPPPPGGAGPPPPPPPPPPGLPAPPPPPGLPGVDGPDGGRMQLKRVNWEKLSGVGLENTVWAQLGRNERLDNVIEFMELDQNFSTIQQTKEKEPKKPEKPQVLGPKKAYNISILLGHLKKSAEEIKEAIMQMDDSKLNEAHLRQLLMYAPDSTELLKYKYFADDVSKMDVADIFSFEMSKVPYYNQRLKAMLFRAQFDDKCDEVKPDLEAVIDAAAELRTSDKLQRVLELVLMTGNYMNKGNTRIAGAQAFKISYLTKLNTTKTTDNKSTLLNFLVQKIEERCPELLDVKDDLRTVPIAAKVSGQLLATEVQDLSRRMKGIKDDLISFQALASQKEEDRFTEVVINIIEETEGKLEELLDLQKKMNEDFRDVVKFFGEKDSKMTTEEFFGIFAAFLVHFNMAVNHNITKKKLQEEQAKREERNKLFKELKQRKISVDEEVEQAKDELMKSLDARRPKSNDQATTISPTTAITSENQANGLSNQPSRYDQGQLSTRIVVSKSPREELVCKDSSQALSQSPSLKPIKPVNPVKPESSKPEVPVSPREFFARKESNQSTTLPRSPPKPVNRAVDSQKSEVPVSPREFFARQDSAQRIGQSSSPPKPVKPSTKPVVPVKPVKPPSPIKPKPPIPSSKPARRGSGSNNNSDDAGVGIYSEASPTRNNEINYQRQKETNPDIPLSIGGASIDTSPQNFKNNKSAFQSGTSSGKPPYVYAKPDMSKKTPKPVKPALKEKAEPSPPPPPRLYEDEPTSPNVDPGPPTFKPPDPPTAAKTLPSSIKSSTQPIKSSTQSSKRSQSEYQDTGPPNFKPPPPPGSHKHGSLPLPLEDPLIKGRFTPPPEFQSDGNTMGYTEVFPKVSPKSNDHSGQHSEVVPHPMITPYSSVDVASSTPPPANFDNDYEEVVVRKKPTKPTPYKPTESKAEEFVVPPLFSRGFSEDVQSPDEDSSYEVTSPRFPQTPLSPKLASAQILTNDDDSSIKRSYRPPTPPARYRARDDTPEQQPPPPPRTTSVRDDTDIDKIISKALSKELKPDLDDIPVRDIHPTVNNKPYSPVKPPLPVKPDVSSTKRSQPKIGSSALLPKAFGVPRDRSPSNEKPSYGPTNGWSYTSGKPTQERRDSLEGIEIVPPPPPSDVIETRVGDLRDELRPINLPSASNPSPVPPPPPSVPPPSLPLDGMDFHGMDSAEIQKGLVNGFELSSYGSDEDDFTPPPPLPPGDGYEFQGVPPPPMEFVEERMKPLVPPLRKQR, translated from the exons ATGTTGAGAAATAACGAAAGATGGCCCGAAGCGTTTGGCTTCAAAATTGGAGGCAAAGCTCCGGTTGTCATTATTTCTGTACAAGATAACTCGATCGCTGAGCGGGCTGGCTTGCAAGCAGGTGATCAAATACTTGAACTAAACGGAGAAAATGTTCAAGCTTTAACCAAAGACCAGATCGTTCTCTTAGCGAGGCGATCGACCCGTGTTCCCCCCGCGCTGGCGGTCATATCTCGGATTCGAACGTTTGATCTACGGCGAAGAAGGGGACGGTTCGGTTTTACCGTTCGCGGTAGTGGACCTGTGTTTGTTAATGATGTGGAACCAAGAAGCCCTGCTTTTACTGTGGGAATGAGGACCGGAGATCTTGTTCTTAAAGTTAATGGGGTTAGCGTGAGACACGCAAATGCCGAACAAGTCCAGCAAGTCGTGGAGGCATGCGGACCAATAGTTTCTGTTGTGCTAATTGCTGGCGCACAATCTATCGGAGAAATGGATAAGAAAGGGAAATCTGGAACCTCTTCTGCTAAATATCGGAGAGCTCGAGACTTCTATCTCCAA ATGAATTATTATCTGCCTGGAGACAGTGTGAAGAAAGGAAGATTGATCAAGGCATTGAACAAGTACGCTCGCGACCGTCACATAGAGCATCTGTGTAAGGCGCTGGTTGGGATTCTACAGACGCACATTGAGAGGAAACTGCTAAGAGAAATCAG ATTTTTGATCCCTAACAAACACAAGCCACAGTTCGATGTCATGGTTGGTATGAACTCAGAACTCAAGAGGCCACACCACCCTGTCAGTGCAATGCCATTTGACAGCTTATCACGCTCATCAACCACTGATGATTTTGACTTTGGTGAATCTGCCCAATTCAG GACTTGGTCTTCTGCTAGCAGTTTTCAAAGTCAGTATAGTAATCAGAAGGGAGGAATAAATGCTGATCCGCCAAG gaGTGTTCCTATAAAgaggggtggcccaggggcgGGGTTTGGGTTCACCCTTACTGGTAATGCCCCGGTGTGTGTGCGATCGGTGGACAAAGGTAGTCCAGCAGCGCAAGCCAGGCTCAAACCTGGGGATCACATTTTGGAAATCAATGGACTCAATGTCAG GAATAAAACTCATGCACACGTTGTAGAACTCCTGAAAGGGAGTGGCTCCCAGCCAACGCTCCTGGTACAATGGCGCCCAATGAGTGCCCTCAAGAATCACTCCTCTGCATCGTCTATCAGCTCGCGCTCCGTCACCTTCGATGCCGAGGATAACAGGCCAGGATCCGCCCTTTCGAGATCTTCAACATTGCGCACTGACCAGCTGGTGTCGAGGCGGCCCAGGGAAGACCCCCAGATGGTCAAGATTCTGGCCAGGGAATTCAAGATCCAT ATGAATCGATTGTTCACAAGCGGAGAGCAGAAGTACATCAAGCAATGCCTTATGGATTATCGACGAGACAG GGACGTGGAGAAGCTGTTAGGATCCATCGAACCAGTCCTTGACGACCCAGACAAGCTACACATCCTGCACTACCTGAGCAGCCTTCTTCCCGAGATCGAACAACTTGCTTTTGACAGGGAGGCAGCACGTGTCTTCTCGCGGCGAGCAGAGA ATGGCCCGTTGCCGAGTGTGAATACCAATGatgctgacgtcatcgatgTGCTGTACCGAGTGCAGGGCATGAAACTGACAGACGTGCCTCGCGAGAGAAACCTTATTGGTGGCTCAG CCTTGTCGAACTACCCGGATGAAGAGTGGCCGACACAGGGTGCCCGCTCCCGATGGAACAATAACTCATCTG gtgcgGATCTGGACATGGTACCTGTACGGGATAATTCCAGGAACGGGGTGATGATGAATGGTGGTGATCATGACGGGGACGATGACGAAGAGCTGGATTTGGGTCTAG AGGAACTCGCTGACGCATTACTAGAAGAGGACCGTAAAAAGGCCGCTGCCCAGATGCAAACGCAGGCCCAAGTTCACAGCTCCGGCCCCAGGCGAGCGCGACCAGGATCGACTGGGGAGCCTGGTATTACGGCCACAACGTCTGAAGATTCTCGAGAAGCGCCAG AAGGCGGTTTCGAAAGTATATCTGGGAGTCCTGGGGGGAGTTCCACAGAGGCTGGTACTGGGCCCTCTCGTGAAGAGCTAGAGCGAGACCTTGAGTCGCGCAAGAAAGAAGTGAATCAGTACAAGAAGATCATCAACGAACAGCAGCAGGAGCTCGCCAAGAGTCGCCCGCTAGATGGTGAAG ATTCTGGGAGCCAGCCAAGCAAACCGAGCTTCAGTAATGATCTGGCGTCCGCCGTGAAAGCGAGAAACAAGGATGACGAGGACGAAAAAG CCTCGAAGAGCGAGGCAGCAAAGCCTCCACCACCTCCCCCTCCGGGAGGGGCAGGACCTCCGCCACcgccaccccctccccctccagggCTTCCtgccccaccaccacccccagggTTACCAGGTGTGGATGGCCCGGATGGAGGTCGCATGCAACTGAAGCGAGTGAACTGGGAAAAGCTGAGCGGAGTTGGCCTGGAGAACACTGTCTGGGCACAG CTCGGTCGAAACGAACGCCTCGATAACGTGATTGAGTTTATGGAGCTTGATCAGAACTTTAGCACTATACAACAAACCAAAG AAAAAGAGCCGAAGAAACCCGAGAAGCCTCAAGTCCTTGGACCTAAAAAGGCTTACAACATCT CGATATTGCTGGGTCATCTCAAGAAGTCGGCGGAGGAGATCAAGGAGGCGATTATGCAGATGGATGATAGCAAGTTGAACGAGGCGCATTTGAGACAGCTACTGATGTACGCACCGGACAGCACGGAG TTGCTGAAGTACAAATACTTTGCTGACGACGTGTCGAAGATGGATGTTGCTGACATATTTTCATTTGAG ATGAGCAAAGTACCTTACTATAACCAGCGCCTTAAAGCCATGTTGTTCAGAGCTCAGTTTGACGACAAGTGTGACGAGGTGAAACCCGACCTGGAAGCCGTCATCGACGCCGCTGCCGAGCTCAGGACGAGCGACAAGCTTCAAAGGGTTCTAGAG CTTGTGCTGATGACCGGTAATTACATGAACAAGGGAAACACTCGTATCGCGGGCGCACAAGCATTCAAGATCAGCTATCTCACCAAG CTGAATACTACGAAAACGACAGATAATAAATCCACTCTGCTGAACTTCTTGGTACAAAAGATTGAGGAAAGATGCCCTGAGCTTCTTGATGTCAAAGATGACCTTAGGACAGTTCCTATTGCTGCAAAAG TTTCTGGCCAGCTTTTGGCGACGGAAGTACAGGATCTTAGTCGTCGAATGAAGGGAATCAAAGACGATTTGATATCATTCCAGGCTTTGGCTTCACAGAAGGAGGAGGACCGCTTCACCGAAGTTGTTATT AACATCATCGAGGAGACTGAGGGTAAACTGGAGGAGCTGCTTGACCTGCAGAAGAAGATGAACGAAGACTTCAGAGACGTCGTCAAGTTCTTCGGCGAGAAGGATTCCAAGATGACTACCGAGGAATTCTTTGGCATCTTCGCTGCTTTCTTGGTTCATTTCAAT ATGGCTGTTAATCATAACATCACGAAGAAAAAGCTACAAGAAGAGCAGGCAAAGCGCGAG GAGAGAaacaagttattcaaggagcTAAAGCAACGGAAGATAAGCGTCGACGAAGAAGTGGAACAAGCGAAAGACGAGTTAATGAAGTCCCTAGATGCCAGACGACCAAAGTCAAACGACCAAGCGACGACCATTTCGCCGACCACTGCGATCACGTCAGAAAACCAGGCGAACGGGCTTTCTAATCAACCATCGAGATATGATCAAGGCCAACTCTCCACAAGAATAGTAGTATCAAAATCACCAAGGGAAGAGCTAGTCTGCAAAGACTCAAGTCAAGCACTAAGCCAATCACCGTCACTGAAACCCATAAAACCGGTCAATCCGGTCAAACCAGAAAGTTCTAAACCGGAAGTTCCAGTCTCACCGAGAGAGTTTTTCGCGCGAAAGGAGTCGAACCAAAGCACAACGCTGCCACGTTCACCGCCCAAGCCTGTTAATCGGGCTGTTGATAGTCAGAAGTCAGAAGTCCCTGTCTCGCCTAGGGAATTCTTCGCAAGGCAAGATTCGGCCCAACGAATCGGTCAGTCATCTTCGCCTCCTAAACCTGTCAAACCGTCAACTAAACCGGTTGTACCTGTAAAACCTGTCAAACCTCCTTCGCCAATCAAGCCTAAACCCCCAATTCCTAGTTCTAAACCCGCGAGAAGAGGAAGTGGTTCCAATAATAATAGCGATGACGCTGGCGTGGGGATATACTCCGAGGCTTCTCCCACAAGGAATAATGAGATCAATTACCAGAGACAAAAAGAAACTAATCCTGATATTCCGCTTAGTATCGGAGGTGCCTCTATAGACACCAGTCCGCAGAATTTCAAGAACAACAAGTCTGCATTCCAGTCTGGGACAAGCAGTGGAAAGCCTCCGTATGTCTACGCAAAACCGGACATGTCCAAGAAAACGCCGAAaccggttaaaccagccttgaAAGAGAAGGCAgagccctctccccctcctcctcctagGTTGTACGAAGACGAACCAACATCGCCTAATGTAGATCCAGGGCCTCCTACATTTAAACCACCCGATCCTCCTACTGCAGCAAAGACTTTGCCTTCATCGATCAAGTCTTCGACGCAGCCGATCAAGTCTTCGACGCAGTCGTCTAAACGAAGTCAATCTGAATATCAGGATACTGGACCTCCGAATTTCaaacctccccctcccccagggtCTCACAAACACGGCTCCCTACCCCTCCCACTCGAAGATCCACTAATCAAAGGCCGTTTCACCCCACCGCCGGAATTCCAATCAGACGGTAACACTATGGGATATACTGAGGTTTTTCCCAAAGTTTCTCCAAAGAGTAATGATCACAGTGGTCAACATAGCGAGGTCGTGCCACATCCGATGATTACACCGTATTCTAGTGTCGATGTGGCGAGCTCGACGCCTCCGCCGGCCAACTTTGATAACGATTACGAAGAAGTCGTGGTTAGAAAAAAGCCTACGAAGCCAACACCGTATAAACCGACCGAAAGCAAAGCTGAGGAGTTCGTCGTGCCTCCTTTATTCTCGCGTGGTTTTAGCGAAGACGTTCAAAGTCCGGATGAGGATTCATCCTACGAGGTGACGTCACCACGATTCCCGCAAACTCCGCTGTCACCCAAGCTTGCCTCAGCGCAGATTCTGACAAACGATGACGACAGTTCGATCAAGAGAAGTTACAGACCGCCTACCCCTCCTGCCAGGTATAGAGCGCGGGATGATACTCCTGAGCAACAACCGCCTCCGCCACCGAGGACGACCTCCGTTCGGGACGACACGGACATTGATAAGATCATATCTAAAGCCTTGTCTAAGGAACTAAAGCCCGACCTTGATGATATCCCTGTGCGTGATATTCACCCAACGGTGAATAACAAGCCATATTCACCCGTCAAACCGCCATTGCCTGTCAAGCCGGATGTGAGTAGCACCAAGCGATCGCAACCAAAGATTGGGTCATCCGCACTGCTTCCTAAGGCGTTCGGGGTCCCACGTGATAGGTCACCGTCCAATGAGAAGCCGAGCTATGGCCCCACCAATGGTTGGTCGTATACTAGCGGCAAACCTACGCAGGAACGTCGAGATTCGCTCGAAGGAATAGAAATCgttccaccccctccccctagtgACGTTATCGAAACCCGTGTAGGGGATCTACGGGATGAGTTGCGACCTATCAATCTCCCCTCTGCTAGTAATCCAAGCCctgtcccccctcccccaccgtCCGTGCCGCcgccatcattaccactagATGGAATGGACTTCCACGGAATGGACTCGGCGGAAATACAGAAAGGTCTCGTGAATGGATTCGAATTGAGTTCTTATGGATCTGACGAGGACGATTTTACGCCTCCACCCCCCTTGCCACCAGGTGATGGATATGAGTTTCAGGGGGTGCCACCTCCTCCTATGGAGTTCGTAGAGGAGAGAATGAAACCTCTTGTTCCTCCGTTGCGGAAACAGAGATAG